The SAR324 cluster bacterium genome window below encodes:
- a CDS encoding polymer-forming cytoskeletal protein — MKVISSYIASDVHIEGTITCNGSARIDGNCRGTILGKNEITIGTMADIDGKINARSIVINGKIKGDLVAESTITLLSEAEVVGNFYSPPGGISIFQGGKLDGSFHLIKTPIISDSYEDSPS; from the coding sequence ATGAAAGTTATTTCCAGCTACATTGCCTCCGATGTCCATATTGAAGGAACAATCACTTGCAATGGCTCTGCCAGAATTGACGGCAATTGTCGAGGAACCATCCTGGGAAAAAATGAAATCACGATAGGAACCATGGCGGACATTGATGGGAAAATCAATGCCCGGTCGATTGTGATAAATGGGAAAATCAAGGGAGATCTTGTTGCGGAATCAACGATCACGCTGCTCTCTGAAGCAGAAGTCGTAGGAAATTTTTATTCCCCTCCCGGCGGTATCAGCATCTTTCAGGGGGGAAAACTGGATGGCTCATTTCATTTGATCAAAACCCCGATAATCTCAGATTCGTATGAAGATAGTCCAAGCTGA
- a CDS encoding PilZ domain-containing protein — translation MGLFQAFKEHRKQQRIITRDFSRIHITPPEVEVNLVDLSLRGIRIMSRISLDLGNSLSLYLFDKTFRTQAKVCWVKRLDDQNEQEIGLHLELPDFSDLFEEINQENKLNLLILTALPFARASIESYVQLTNMNIQVIESFEELPASLKQHPWDLLLVDLKAEDSRTLTSILQDSVLPSSLPVILLTDRISKDMSEWRKQYFFVEIFRKPADPDEIVKRSFILREQSLRFQTMDQLRKKAIDELTNTQNMMNQQSQEMMTMLTQVMEQSEVMGHLIQLQEALMAMNSLNEVVLFAQQWAMQNFKASINLWHCAKAPFYILGQEVPAHSQMNWDQRIGKINHLLGKSTKILQDGITLIRKNDIVLEVVAQEPGLDIVDRLTFFMKILIPVLLYKGNLQLQHPSS, via the coding sequence ATGGGACTTTTTCAGGCTTTTAAGGAGCATCGTAAACAACAGCGGATAATAACCCGGGATTTTTCCCGGATCCATATCACTCCACCTGAAGTGGAAGTGAATCTGGTTGATTTGTCGCTCAGGGGAATTCGAATCATGAGCCGGATTTCGCTGGATTTGGGAAACTCACTGAGTCTGTATCTGTTTGATAAAACGTTCCGGACTCAGGCTAAAGTCTGCTGGGTCAAACGCCTTGACGATCAAAATGAACAGGAAATTGGTCTGCATCTTGAGTTGCCGGATTTTTCAGATCTTTTTGAAGAAATCAATCAGGAAAATAAACTGAATCTGTTGATTCTCACTGCGTTGCCCTTTGCCAGGGCCTCCATTGAAAGTTACGTTCAGTTGACCAATATGAATATTCAGGTGATTGAATCCTTCGAAGAACTGCCTGCCAGCCTTAAACAACACCCCTGGGATCTGCTGTTGGTTGATCTGAAAGCCGAAGATTCCCGAACCTTGACTTCTATTTTGCAGGATTCTGTTCTGCCTTCGAGTTTACCGGTGATTTTATTGACAGACCGGATCTCGAAAGACATGTCAGAATGGCGCAAGCAGTATTTTTTTGTGGAAATATTCAGAAAGCCGGCTGATCCGGATGAAATTGTGAAACGATCCTTTATTCTCAGAGAACAGTCTCTCCGATTTCAAACGATGGATCAACTCCGCAAAAAAGCCATCGACGAACTCACAAATACCCAGAACATGATGAATCAACAGTCACAGGAGATGATGACCATGCTGACCCAGGTCATGGAACAATCAGAAGTAATGGGACACCTCATTCAGTTGCAGGAAGCCTTGATGGCCATGAATTCGCTCAATGAAGTGGTATTGTTTGCCCAGCAATGGGCCATGCAGAATTTCAAGGCCTCAATCAACCTTTGGCATTGCGCAAAAGCACCTTTTTATATTCTGGGACAGGAAGTGCCGGCCCATTCACAAATGAACTGGGACCAGCGAATCGGCAAAATCAATCATCTGCTGGGCAAATCTACCAAAATTCTGCAGGATGGAATCACACTGATACGAAAAAATGATATTGTGCTGGAAGTGGTGGCTCAGGAACCCGGACTGGATATTGTGGATCGATTGACTTTTTTTATGAAAATCCTGATTCCCGTCTTGTTGTACAAAGGCAATCTCCAGCTACAACATCCATCTTCCTGA
- the guaB gene encoding IMP dehydrogenase, with amino-acid sequence MAPKIILESLTFDDVLLTPALSEILPSQVSVKTQLSRNLWLNIPMVSAAMDTVTEYQTAICMAQEGGLGIIHKNMSVNEQMQHVDRVKRSESGMISDPITVSPDQNLRDALQLMEEYHISGVPVTRGRELVGILTNRDLRFETNFDQKVENVMTKGRDKLVTVSPGIDLEDAKKLLHQYRIEKLLVVSDQYELVGLITIKDIEKSRKYPHACKDDQGRLRVGAAVGVSNDQMERVNGLMQAGVDVIVVDTAHGHSRGVIESVRQLRSTFPSLEIIAGNVATGEGTQALIDAGVDAVKVGIGPGSICTTRVVAGVGVPQVTAIMNAVQVAHKAGIPVIADGGIKYSGDMVKAIAAGAHSVMIGSLFAGTSETPGQVILYHGRRYKLYRGMGSLGAMKEGSKDRYFQQHIEEEMKLVPEGIEGRVPYKGPLAETLYQFVGGLRAGMGYTGCSTIEELRTKTQFVKITSAGLRESHVHDVYITEEAPNYPSTTAEA; translated from the coding sequence ATGGCTCCAAAAATTATTCTTGAAAGTCTGACATTTGATGATGTTCTTCTGACACCTGCTCTGTCTGAGATCCTTCCTTCACAGGTTTCAGTCAAAACACAGTTAAGTCGCAATTTGTGGCTGAATATTCCTATGGTCAGTGCTGCCATGGACACCGTAACAGAATACCAGACCGCGATTTGTATGGCCCAGGAAGGAGGCCTCGGCATCATTCACAAAAACATGTCTGTCAATGAACAGATGCAGCATGTGGATCGGGTCAAGCGTTCTGAAAGCGGAATGATCTCTGATCCGATTACAGTCTCTCCCGACCAGAATCTGCGTGACGCCTTACAATTGATGGAAGAATATCACATTTCCGGTGTGCCTGTGACCCGTGGACGTGAACTGGTGGGGATCCTGACAAACCGTGATTTGAGGTTTGAAACCAATTTTGATCAGAAAGTAGAAAATGTCATGACCAAGGGACGTGACAAGTTGGTGACGGTTTCTCCGGGAATTGATCTGGAAGACGCAAAAAAATTGCTGCACCAATATCGCATTGAAAAACTGCTGGTTGTGTCAGACCAATATGAACTGGTGGGGTTGATCACCATCAAGGACATTGAAAAATCACGCAAATATCCTCATGCCTGCAAGGATGATCAGGGCCGGTTACGCGTTGGCGCGGCCGTGGGGGTTTCTAATGACCAGATGGAACGTGTCAATGGATTGATGCAGGCTGGTGTCGATGTGATTGTCGTGGATACCGCTCATGGACATTCCAGAGGTGTGATTGAAAGTGTGCGTCAGTTGCGTTCAACGTTTCCATCACTGGAAATCATTGCTGGAAACGTGGCAACAGGTGAAGGCACTCAGGCCTTGATTGATGCCGGTGTTGATGCGGTCAAGGTGGGAATTGGTCCTGGTTCGATCTGCACAACCCGAGTTGTGGCTGGAGTTGGTGTGCCACAGGTCACTGCGATCATGAATGCGGTTCAGGTCGCTCACAAGGCTGGAATTCCTGTGATTGCGGATGGTGGCATCAAATATTCAGGTGATATGGTGAAAGCCATTGCGGCAGGAGCGCATTCCGTGATGATTGGCAGTTTGTTTGCCGGAACCTCCGAAACGCCGGGACAAGTGATCTTGTATCATGGGCGACGCTACAAACTTTATCGTGGAATGGGATCGCTGGGAGCCATGAAAGAAGGCAGTAAAGACCGCTATTTCCAACAGCACATTGAAGAAGAAATGAAGCTTGTTCCGGAAGGTATTGAAGGACGGGTTCCTTATAAGGGGCCTCTGGCAGAAACACTGTATCAGTTTGTCGGAGGGCTGAGAGCCGGAATGGGTTACACAGGATGTTCGACTATTGAAGAACTGCGCACCAAAACTCAATTTGTCAAAATCACATCGGCAGGACTGAGAGAAAGCCATGTCCACGATGTGTATATCACTGAAGAAGCTCCCAATTATCCTTCCACAACGGCTGAAGCATAA
- a CDS encoding 6,7-dimethyl-8-ribityllumazine synthase, which produces MQIEGQLIATEMKLAIVIARFNEFITESLLLGAMDTFVRHGGNRDNVVTVKVPGAFEIPLAAKKLAQSGKYDAVVCLGAVIRGSTPHFDYVCSGAAGGIASISLETGIPVSFGILTTDTIEQAIERAGTKAGNKGRDAVVTAIEMVNLLKQI; this is translated from the coding sequence ATGCAAATAGAAGGACAGTTGATTGCTACAGAAATGAAATTGGCGATTGTGATCGCGCGATTCAATGAATTTATCACGGAGAGCCTGCTACTGGGCGCGATGGATACCTTTGTGAGGCATGGTGGAAATCGTGATAACGTCGTAACGGTCAAGGTTCCCGGAGCGTTTGAAATTCCACTTGCCGCCAAAAAACTGGCACAAAGCGGAAAGTATGATGCGGTGGTATGTCTGGGTGCGGTGATCCGGGGCTCAACACCCCATTTTGATTATGTCTGCTCCGGAGCGGCCGGAGGTATTGCTTCTATTTCACTCGAAACAGGAATTCCGGTTTCATTTGGAATTCTAACCACCGATACCATTGAACAGGCCATCGAACGAGCTGGCACTAAAGCAGGAAACAAAGGGCGTGACGCAGTTGTCACCGCTATTGAAATGGTTAATTTACTGAAACAGATTTAG
- a CDS encoding Rpn family recombination-promoting nuclease/putative transposase, whose product MKRLINPLIDCVFKAILGDPDHKEVLQHFLNSILKPVIPITYVEIQNPYNAKEFVADKLTIVDVKARDEHGRLYQIEVQLTLDRCLGERMMYNWSVLYKKQIEEGDDYSALHPVIAIWLLDGTMFPESPVVHHHFQVYDSNHEVSLTDQCSIHVLELPKWKKPENHQLNPEDSWLYFFEEAKHWQELPEELKPIESLREAMNVLKRFSEKDADYWLYEARLEGMRLQRFREKEMLRIEQEKSKIEQEKFQVEQEKSKIEQEKFQVEQEKAKIEQDLKQALLLVEKTQRLAEQDKQKTEQELLLTRQREEKLVEQLKQAGLDPDKE is encoded by the coding sequence ATGAAACGTTTGATCAATCCCTTGATTGACTGTGTGTTCAAAGCCATTCTGGGAGACCCCGATCACAAGGAAGTTCTTCAGCATTTCCTCAACAGCATTCTCAAACCTGTCATCCCTATCACTTATGTGGAAATTCAAAATCCCTACAATGCCAAAGAATTTGTTGCTGACAAACTCACCATCGTTGATGTCAAGGCTCGAGACGAACATGGTCGTTTGTACCAGATCGAGGTGCAGTTAACGCTGGATCGATGCCTGGGAGAACGGATGATGTATAATTGGAGTGTTCTGTACAAAAAACAGATTGAGGAAGGTGACGACTATTCAGCACTTCATCCTGTGATTGCCATCTGGTTGCTGGACGGAACGATGTTTCCTGAATCTCCCGTTGTACATCATCATTTTCAAGTGTATGATTCAAATCATGAGGTTTCACTGACAGATCAATGTTCCATCCATGTGCTGGAACTGCCCAAATGGAAGAAACCTGAAAATCATCAATTGAATCCGGAAGATTCCTGGCTGTATTTTTTTGAAGAAGCCAAACACTGGCAGGAACTGCCAGAAGAACTGAAACCCATTGAATCCTTGAGGGAAGCCATGAATGTACTGAAACGTTTCTCTGAAAAAGATGCCGATTACTGGTTGTATGAGGCGCGTCTGGAAGGCATGCGTCTGCAACGATTCCGTGAAAAGGAAATGCTTCGTATTGAACAGGAAAAAAGCAAAATAGAACAGGAAAAATTCCAAGTGGAACAGGAAAAAAGCAAAATAGAACAGGAAAAATTCCAAGTGGAACAGGAAAAAGCCAAAATAGAACAGGATTTAAAACAAGCACTGCTTTTAGTGGAGAAAACTCAGAGACTGGCCGAGCAGGATAAGCAAAAAACGGAACAGGAGTTATTATTGACCCGTCAACGGGAAGAAAAACTCGTGGAACAGCTCAAACAGGCAGGACTCGATCCCGACAAGGAATGA
- a CDS encoding glutamine--tRNA ligase/YqeY domain fusion protein, with protein MSAKNKNTKTFTPATSSPESPRNFIRNIIDQDLNSGKHTTVHTRFPPEPNGYLHIGHAKSICLNFGTAKDYQGLCNLRFDDTNPAKEDIEYMEAIMEDVKWLGFDWEDRLFHASDYFDKLYEYAVQLIRDGKAYVCDLNQDELREYRGTLQEPGKDSPYRTRSVEENLELFERMRKGEFPDGAKVLRAKIDMSSPNINMRDPAIYRIKHMVHPKTDKWCIYPMYDYTHCISDALEGITHSLCTLEFEDHRPLYDWCLDQLPVPCHPQQIEFSRLFLKYTVTSKRKLNELVTQCYVAGWDDPRMPTICGLRRRGYTPESMRLFVERLGISKSESYTDMTLLEDCLREDLDARAQRAFAVLRPLKVVITNYAENQTEALQVHNHPKIQEMGTRTIYFGRELFIDRDDFMENPPENFFRLGPGQEVRLRFAYVIRCDEVLKDPNTGEIQELRCVYYPETLGGKPTSDGRKIKGIIHWVEASKALTAEVRLYDRLFNVEIPDGDKDVDYKTHLNPDSIEILGNCKLEPSLEQTSVNNRYQFERLGYFCPDKDSTPQKPVFNRAVTLRDTWAKLQKDS; from the coding sequence ATGAGCGCAAAAAACAAAAATACCAAAACATTCACACCAGCAACTTCCTCGCCTGAGAGTCCCAGAAATTTTATCAGGAATATCATTGATCAGGATCTGAATTCCGGCAAACACACCACGGTTCACACCCGTTTTCCGCCAGAACCCAATGGCTATCTGCACATTGGTCATGCCAAATCCATTTGTCTGAATTTTGGCACTGCCAAGGATTATCAGGGATTATGCAATCTGAGGTTTGATGACACCAACCCGGCCAAAGAAGACATTGAATACATGGAAGCCATCATGGAAGATGTGAAATGGCTGGGATTTGACTGGGAAGATCGATTGTTCCACGCCTCGGACTATTTCGACAAGCTCTATGAATACGCAGTGCAACTGATTCGTGACGGCAAAGCGTATGTCTGTGATCTGAATCAGGACGAACTCCGGGAATATCGGGGCACCCTTCAGGAGCCGGGAAAAGACAGTCCGTACCGCACCCGCTCCGTGGAAGAAAATCTGGAATTGTTTGAGAGGATGCGTAAGGGCGAATTTCCTGATGGTGCCAAGGTTCTGCGGGCTAAAATTGATATGTCATCTCCCAACATCAACATGCGTGACCCCGCGATTTATCGCATCAAGCACATGGTGCATCCCAAAACAGACAAGTGGTGCATTTATCCGATGTATGACTACACCCATTGCATTTCTGACGCTCTGGAAGGCATCACTCATTCTCTATGTACTCTGGAATTTGAGGACCACCGTCCACTCTATGACTGGTGTCTGGATCAACTTCCGGTTCCGTGTCATCCGCAACAGATTGAGTTTTCTAGGCTATTTCTGAAATATACGGTGACCAGTAAGCGCAAACTCAATGAACTGGTCACACAATGCTATGTTGCAGGCTGGGATGATCCACGCATGCCGACGATCTGCGGCCTGCGACGCCGGGGCTACACACCGGAATCCATGCGTTTGTTTGTGGAACGACTTGGTATTTCAAAAAGCGAAAGTTACACCGACATGACCCTTCTTGAAGATTGTCTGCGGGAAGATCTGGATGCCCGCGCCCAACGTGCTTTTGCTGTGCTGCGTCCGCTGAAAGTGGTGATTACCAACTATGCTGAAAACCAGACTGAAGCGTTGCAGGTTCATAACCATCCCAAAATTCAGGAAATGGGAACACGAACGATTTATTTTGGTCGTGAACTGTTTATTGACCGGGATGATTTTATGGAAAATCCTCCTGAAAATTTCTTTCGACTGGGTCCCGGCCAGGAAGTCCGATTGCGATTTGCCTATGTGATCCGCTGTGATGAAGTGCTCAAAGATCCGAATACTGGAGAAATTCAGGAACTGCGCTGTGTGTATTATCCGGAAACGCTTGGAGGAAAACCCACCAGCGATGGCCGAAAAATCAAAGGCATCATTCACTGGGTTGAGGCATCGAAAGCGCTGACTGCGGAAGTTCGGTTGTATGACAGATTGTTCAATGTGGAAATTCCTGATGGTGACAAGGATGTGGATTACAAGACACACCTGAATCCTGATTCCATTGAAATCCTGGGAAACTGCAAATTGGAACCGTCTCTGGAACAAACCAGCGTGAATAACCGGTATCAGTTTGAACGTCTTGGTTATTTCTGTCCGGACAAGGATTCTACACCGCAAAAACCTGTCTTCAATCGTGCCGTCACGTTGCGTGATACCTGGGCCAAATTGCAGAAAGATTCATGA
- a CDS encoding DUF1640 domain-containing protein — protein sequence MLVFDTLQFYNRLEKAGFTKDQAEIVTELVKETQEKSFESISENLATKDELRHEINQAKLDLIKWIITLLLAQTGIIAALVKLL from the coding sequence ATGCTGGTTTTCGACACACTCCAATTTTACAACCGCCTTGAAAAAGCGGGATTCACTAAAGATCAGGCTGAAATTGTCACAGAATTGGTGAAAGAAACCCAAGAAAAATCATTTGAATCTATCAGCGAAAACCTTGCGACAAAAGATGAACTTCGTCATGAAATCAATCAGGCGAAACTTGACCTCATAAAATGGATTATAACACTCCTGCTTGCGCAAACTGGAATCATCGCAGCCTTGGTCAAACTCCTGTAA
- a CDS encoding transporter substrate-binding domain-containing protein, with product MRNSMLTTMKLTLTIMLALAVMVETADAACVLKMGYRTNENVPLIAEAPDNSGLYYDLYKIAAEKIGCTLEVVRKTKRSIEYNLETGEIDFYPGFNFTEERSENVYYIINGLPGGNVGISLMDLPEVTDLNQLKGKTMLMDLGGANHLEGIGGVYQSRIPEMSLDKAIDLIRGKKGHFYIYNRSSVEYYLKKNKITDIQIHPDCCGGNEPLYLAFSMKSKHFGQAPNSGYNKFKPLDIKNVPIIVTPDSVAGKLEKALKELEKSGVTTKLYNKYYH from the coding sequence ATGCGTAATTCCATGCTAACAACAATGAAACTCACGCTCACCATCATGCTTGCGCTTGCGGTCATGGTTGAGACTGCGGATGCTGCCTGTGTTCTGAAAATGGGCTATCGCACAAACGAAAATGTGCCGTTGATCGCCGAGGCGCCGGATAATTCCGGTCTGTACTATGATTTATACAAGATCGCCGCGGAAAAAATTGGATGCACCCTGGAAGTGGTGCGAAAAACCAAAAGAAGTATCGAGTATAATCTTGAAACAGGAGAAATTGATTTTTATCCCGGATTCAATTTTACGGAAGAACGAAGTGAAAATGTCTATTACATCATCAATGGACTTCCAGGAGGCAATGTAGGAATATCACTGATGGATCTCCCTGAAGTAACCGATCTCAACCAACTGAAAGGCAAAACCATGCTCATGGATCTGGGTGGAGCGAACCATCTTGAAGGAATCGGGGGCGTCTACCAAAGCAGAATTCCGGAAATGTCGCTGGATAAAGCCATTGACCTGATTCGCGGAAAAAAAGGGCATTTTTATATCTACAATAGATCCTCCGTGGAATATTACCTGAAAAAGAATAAAATCACTGATATCCAGATTCATCCAGACTGCTGTGGCGGCAATGAACCGCTATATCTCGCTTTTTCCATGAAATCCAAACACTTTGGCCAGGCCCCCAACTCTGGCTATAACAAATTCAAACCACTGGATATAAAGAACGTCCCCATCATTGTCACGCCGGACAGTGTCGCGGGAAAACTGGAAAAGGCCTTGAAGGAACTGGAAAAAAGTGGTGTTACCACAAAACTTTATAATAAATATTACCATTAA